The following proteins come from a genomic window of Sulfitobacter indolifex:
- a CDS encoding GNAT family N-acetyltransferase produces MIHIRRAGALDTRALADLLNTIIAKGGTTAMVTPVTPRDLQGWMAASDSAWHLAEDERGALKGFQYIEPHPDLPEGGVDVATFVRLGETGFGIGSALFEQTKQAARDLGYAHIHAIIRADNLGGLAYYQSRGFEDFRRLPNCTLADGTRVDKIWKRFEL; encoded by the coding sequence GTGATCCACATCCGCCGTGCCGGGGCGCTTGATACGCGCGCTTTGGCCGACCTTTTGAACACAATCATTGCCAAGGGCGGCACCACGGCAATGGTCACCCCCGTCACCCCGCGCGATTTGCAGGGGTGGATGGCCGCCTCGGACAGTGCGTGGCATCTGGCGGAGGATGAGCGCGGCGCGCTTAAAGGGTTTCAATATATCGAGCCGCACCCCGATCTGCCCGAAGGCGGCGTGGATGTCGCGACCTTTGTGCGGTTAGGAGAAACGGGTTTCGGCATCGGCTCGGCACTGTTTGAACAGACCAAACAAGCTGCCCGAGACCTGGGCTATGCCCATATTCACGCGATCATCCGCGCCGATAATCTAGGCGGATTGGCCTATTACCAAAGCCGCGGGTTCGAAGATTTCAGACGGCTGCCCAACTGCACCCTCGCCGACGGCACCCGCGTCGATAAAATCTGGAAACGGTTCGAGCTTTAG
- a CDS encoding HD domain-containing protein — protein sequence MAQKPRAWQRMLSGRRLDLLDPTPMDVEIEDIAHGLAFVARWNGQTRGDYAYSVAEHSLLVETIFARIAPRAPAKWRLAALLHDAPEYVIGDMISPVKTAVGPDYRALDDRLTTAVHLRFGLPASLPVRIKQQIKKADRVSAWMEASQIAGFSEAEATRFFGRPDTSLLEGLNILLRPPVEVRNEFTARHEALLGEMA from the coding sequence ATGGCCCAAAAACCCCGCGCTTGGCAGAGAATGCTTTCGGGTCGACGGCTTGACCTCTTGGATCCAACGCCGATGGATGTTGAGATTGAGGACATCGCGCATGGGCTGGCCTTTGTTGCGCGCTGGAATGGGCAGACGCGGGGCGACTATGCCTATTCGGTCGCAGAACATTCGCTGTTGGTTGAGACGATCTTTGCCCGGATCGCGCCGCGCGCGCCTGCGAAGTGGCGTTTGGCCGCGCTGCTGCATGATGCGCCGGAATACGTGATCGGCGATATGATCTCGCCCGTAAAGACCGCTGTTGGGCCCGATTACCGCGCGTTAGATGACCGGCTGACCACCGCCGTTCATCTGCGTTTTGGCCTTCCCGCGAGCCTGCCCGTACGCATTAAACAGCAGATTAAGAAAGCCGATCGTGTCAGCGCATGGATGGAGGCGAGCCAGATCGCGGGATTTTCTGAGGCCGAAGCGACGCGTTTCTTTGGCCGCCCGGATACATCGCTGTTGGAAGGGCTGAACATATTGCTGCGCCCGCCCGTCGAGGTGCGAAATGAATTTACCGCACGCCACGAGGCGCTGCTCGGCGAAATGGCGTGA
- a CDS encoding S-adenosyl-L-homocysteine hydrolase: protein MKPVFSGTILAVTLGALAGAAQAEEVCMPAKEMKSALIDWYGEEPVPGQREDNNQLWASDQSGTWTLVKSMADGNACVMAQGDDWMAGLSGDKQLAALLD, encoded by the coding sequence ATGAAACCCGTTTTTTCCGGTACGATACTTGCAGTTACGCTGGGTGCCCTCGCCGGGGCCGCGCAGGCAGAAGAAGTCTGCATGCCCGCGAAAGAGATGAAGTCGGCCCTGATCGATTGGTACGGCGAAGAGCCTGTTCCGGGTCAGCGCGAAGACAACAACCAGCTTTGGGCGTCGGATCAATCGGGGACATGGACATTGGTGAAATCCATGGCGGACGGCAATGCTTGCGTCATGGCGCAGGGCGACGACTGGATGGCTGGGCTTTCGGGCGATAAGCAACTGGCCGCTCTTCTGGACTGA
- the ahcY gene encoding adenosylhomocysteinase encodes MAHDYIVKDINLAAYGRKELDIAETEMPGLMALRDEYGESKPLKGSRIVGSLHMTIQTAVLIETLVALGADVRWASCNIFSTQDHAAAAIAESGVPVFAIKGQSLVEHWDYLDKSFMFPEGPNLILDDGGDATLYILLGARVENGEDDLIAIPKSEEEEAIFAQIKKRMAQSPGWFTKMRDQIKGVSEETTTGVHRLYDLVKQGQLPFPAINVNDSVTKSKFDNKYGCKESLVDGIRRATDTMMAGKVAVVMGYGDVGKGSAASLSGAGARVKVTEVDPICALQAAMDGFEVVLLEDVVATADIFITTTGNKDVIRIEHMREMKDMAIVGNIGHFDNEIQVAALKNHKWTNIKEQVDMIEMPNGNRLILLSEGRLLNLGNATGHPSFVMSASFTNQVLAQIELWENTDKYGNDVYILPKHLDEKVARLHLDRIGVKLSKLNPEQAAYIGVSPEGPFKPEHYRY; translated from the coding sequence ATGGCCCACGACTATATTGTTAAGGATATCAATCTGGCGGCCTACGGTCGCAAAGAGCTGGACATCGCCGAGACCGAGATGCCGGGCCTGATGGCGCTGCGCGATGAATACGGTGAGAGCAAGCCGCTGAAAGGCTCGCGGATTGTCGGCTCGTTGCACATGACCATCCAGACAGCCGTTTTGATTGAGACTTTGGTGGCCCTTGGCGCAGACGTGCGTTGGGCGTCCTGTAACATCTTCTCGACCCAAGACCACGCTGCTGCGGCGATTGCTGAATCGGGCGTTCCGGTCTTCGCGATCAAGGGCCAATCGCTGGTTGAGCATTGGGATTACCTTGATAAATCCTTCATGTTCCCCGAAGGCCCGAACCTGATCCTTGATGATGGCGGCGATGCGACGCTTTATATTCTGCTCGGCGCGCGGGTCGAGAATGGCGAAGATGACCTGATCGCCATTCCCAAATCTGAGGAAGAAGAAGCGATCTTTGCGCAGATCAAAAAGCGTATGGCCCAAAGCCCCGGCTGGTTCACCAAGATGCGCGACCAGATCAAAGGCGTATCTGAGGAAACCACCACCGGCGTGCACCGTCTCTACGATCTGGTGAAACAGGGCCAGCTGCCCTTCCCCGCGATCAACGTCAACGACTCTGTCACCAAGTCGAAGTTCGACAACAAATACGGCTGCAAAGAAAGCCTCGTCGACGGTATCCGCCGCGCGACCGACACGATGATGGCCGGTAAGGTTGCTGTCGTCATGGGCTATGGCGATGTGGGCAAAGGCTCTGCCGCGTCGCTGAGCGGTGCTGGCGCGCGCGTTAAGGTCACCGAAGTCGACCCGATCTGCGCGTTGCAAGCTGCAATGGACGGTTTTGAAGTCGTGCTGCTGGAAGATGTCGTGGCAACCGCCGACATCTTCATCACCACCACCGGCAACAAGGACGTGATCCGCATCGAGCATATGCGCGAGATGAAGGACATGGCGATCGTTGGCAACATCGGTCACTTTGACAACGAAATCCAGGTTGCCGCGCTGAAGAACCACAAGTGGACCAACATCAAAGAACAGGTGGATATGATCGAGATGCCGAACGGCAATCGTCTGATCCTGCTCTCTGAGGGCCGTCTGCTGAACCTTGGCAATGCCACCGGCCACCCGTCGTTCGTGATGTCCGCGTCCTTTACCAATCAGGTCTTGGCGCAGATCGAACTGTGGGAAAACACTGACAAATACGGCAATGACGTTTACATCCTGCCCAAGCATCTGGATGAAAAAGTCGCCCGTCTGCATCTGGATCGGATCGGCGTGAAACTGTCCAAGCTCAACCCAGAACAGGCCGCCTATATCGGTGTTTCGCCCGAAGGTCCGTTCAAGCCTGAGCATTACCGCTACTAA
- a CDS encoding PRC-barrel domain-containing protein yields the protein MKRTFLKSTVAALALTAGTAFAQTADTEAGAAANAEATVSGESVSKTTSDLGATVAKEAEQTAKMSRENSDDYEGTNAADATDEVLTSPTQSAEIEGDTEVDNEAELTAEGDGVNPTDAEADLAGNADSESNSTLSTDTSGTAMTETDTDADVDVNSEMTAEVEGDSDTQLSEDVASDTKSDMETDVTRTDTGMSNAFSGMVAGDLIGLTVVEADGDTIGDVDYVIRTDTGFAAVVGVGGFLGFGEHTVAVPLEEISMAAENDLKLSSWTKAELEAQPEVDESAIEGLEDDAPLDDAS from the coding sequence ATGAAACGCACGTTCCTGAAATCGACCGTCGCCGCCCTTGCTTTGACCGCAGGCACTGCATTCGCTCAGACCGCTGACACCGAGGCCGGTGCCGCCGCCAACGCCGAAGCAACCGTATCGGGCGAGAGCGTAAGCAAAACCACCAGCGATCTCGGCGCTACAGTCGCGAAAGAAGCAGAGCAAACCGCGAAAATGTCGCGCGAGAATTCTGATGACTACGAAGGCACCAATGCTGCCGATGCCACTGACGAAGTTCTGACGTCTCCGACCCAGAGCGCAGAAATCGAAGGCGACACCGAAGTGGACAACGAAGCTGAGCTGACTGCGGAAGGTGATGGCGTGAACCCCACCGACGCCGAAGCAGACTTGGCCGGGAACGCTGATTCAGAGTCGAATTCGACGCTGAGCACCGACACGAGCGGTACAGCTATGACCGAAACAGACACTGATGCAGATGTCGACGTAAACAGCGAGATGACAGCCGAAGTAGAAGGCGATAGCGACACCCAGCTTTCCGAAGATGTCGCTTCTGACACCAAATCCGACATGGAAACTGACGTCACGCGCACCGACACCGGTATGAGCAACGCGTTCTCCGGTATGGTTGCGGGTGATCTGATTGGCTTGACCGTCGTCGAAGCGGATGGGGATACCATCGGTGACGTCGATTATGTGATCCGAACCGACACAGGCTTTGCAGCTGTCGTTGGTGTGGGTGGTTTCCTTGGCTTTGGCGAACACACTGTTGCCGTTCCGCTTGAGGAGATTTCCATGGCCGCGGAAAACGACTTGAAGCTGAGCTCTTGGACCAAAGCCGAGCTGGAAGCCCAGCCGGAAGTTGACGAGAGCGCCATTGAAGGTCTGGAAGATGACGCGCCTCTTGACGATGCGTCCTAA
- a CDS encoding DUF2853 family protein, with the protein MGKRDEWIAKYAEDLKNKCGMDPDMDLLTKVTIGCGPSIYNADAQTVSSSDTAELNTVKENFLIKKLGLPDDEHLMGGIQKSIETYGRSERNKYRAVVYYLLVKHFGKEAVYG; encoded by the coding sequence ATGGGCAAGCGTGACGAATGGATCGCCAAATACGCCGAAGATTTGAAGAATAAATGCGGCATGGATCCGGATATGGACCTGCTGACCAAAGTGACGATCGGTTGCGGTCCGTCGATTTATAACGCTGACGCGCAGACAGTGTCCTCCAGCGATACGGCTGAATTGAACACCGTGAAAGAGAACTTCCTGATCAAGAAACTTGGCTTGCCGGATGACGAGCATCTCATGGGCGGCATTCAGAAATCGATTGAGACCTATGGCCGTTCCGAGCGGAACAAGTACCGCGCCGTGGTCTATTATTTGCTGGTCAAACACTTCGGCAAAGAGGCCGTTTACGGCTGA
- a CDS encoding EVE domain-containing protein, whose protein sequence is MAYWLFKSEPATWSWADQKAKGDAGEEWDGVRNYQARNFMREMKVGDLGFFYHSQKDREIVGIVEVCAEAHPDSSTDDPRWECVDIKALRSFSVPVTLDTIKADPRLEDMVLAKNPRLSVQPVTEAEWELICALGKTTP, encoded by the coding sequence ATGGCCTATTGGTTGTTCAAATCCGAACCGGCAACATGGAGCTGGGCGGACCAGAAAGCCAAGGGCGACGCAGGCGAAGAATGGGATGGCGTGCGCAACTATCAGGCACGCAACTTCATGCGCGAGATGAAGGTTGGCGATCTGGGGTTCTTTTACCACTCGCAAAAGGACCGGGAGATCGTCGGCATCGTTGAAGTCTGCGCGGAAGCTCATCCCGACAGCAGCACCGATGACCCGCGTTGGGAATGCGTGGACATCAAGGCGCTGCGGTCATTCAGCGTGCCTGTAACGCTAGATACGATCAAAGCAGACCCACGTCTGGAAGATATGGTGTTGGCGAAAAACCCCCGTCTGTCGGTGCAACCCGTGACCGAAGCGGAATGGGAACTTATCTGCGCTTTGGGCAAGACCACGCCCTAA
- a CDS encoding YciI family protein yields the protein MFVALIAHDKADGLPIRQENRPDHLAYLKSSDAVAQAGPLLNGEGGMIGSLIILDVADMAAAEDWAANDPYAKAGLFQSVTLTHWNRVIG from the coding sequence ATGTTTGTTGCCCTGATTGCCCATGACAAAGCCGACGGTTTGCCGATCCGTCAGGAAAACCGGCCTGACCACCTTGCCTATCTCAAGTCCAGCGATGCCGTGGCCCAAGCTGGCCCGCTGCTGAACGGCGAAGGCGGCATGATCGGCTCGCTTATTATTCTGGACGTAGCAGACATGGCAGCAGCCGAGGATTGGGCCGCGAATGACCCCTATGCAAAGGCCGGCTTGTTCCAAAGCGTCACCCTAACCCATTGGAACCGGGTGATCGGCTGA
- a CDS encoding NAD(P)H-dependent glycerol-3-phosphate dehydrogenase produces MSVSVLGAGAFGTALAISLAGKGPVTLWARDAGDMAERRENAKRLPGCPFPETLSVTDDLEAGTEAEIILLAVPMQKLRSVLEEHKDALHGKHLVACCKGIELSSGVGPVSVITQTIPDATAAILTGPSFAADIARGLPTALTLACADAEAGRYLQAALTTANLRLYRTTDTIGAELGGALKNVVAIASGAAIGAGLGESARAALMTRGYAEMQRLAAHLKSEPTTLAGLSGFGDLTLTCTSEQSRNYRLGQSLGQGTPFDPTTTVEGAATARAVDALARDAGIDMPITRAVAGLLDNQLDVAGAMKSLLTRPLKEE; encoded by the coding sequence ATGAGTGTATCTGTTCTGGGCGCGGGTGCATTCGGCACGGCGCTGGCAATCTCGCTGGCGGGAAAGGGGCCGGTGACGCTCTGGGCGCGCGATGCGGGGGACATGGCCGAACGACGCGAGAATGCCAAACGTCTGCCGGGTTGCCCATTTCCCGAAACGCTCAGCGTAACGGATGATCTTGAGGCCGGAACGGAAGCTGAAATTATATTGCTGGCCGTGCCGATGCAAAAATTGCGCAGTGTCTTGGAAGAACACAAGGATGCGCTTCACGGGAAACATTTGGTTGCTTGCTGCAAAGGCATCGAACTGAGCAGTGGCGTCGGGCCGGTGAGCGTGATCACCCAGACCATCCCCGATGCGACGGCAGCGATCCTGACCGGACCAAGCTTTGCCGCCGATATTGCGCGGGGTCTGCCCACCGCGTTGACCTTGGCCTGCGCGGATGCAGAGGCGGGCAGATACCTGCAAGCGGCACTGACCACGGCAAACCTGCGGCTGTACCGCACCACGGATACCATCGGAGCGGAACTGGGCGGGGCGCTGAAAAACGTCGTCGCCATCGCCAGCGGGGCTGCGATTGGGGCGGGTCTGGGCGAGAGCGCACGGGCAGCCTTGATGACACGCGGCTATGCCGAGATGCAGCGCCTTGCCGCGCATCTGAAGTCGGAGCCGACAACGCTAGCCGGGCTCTCGGGCTTTGGCGATCTGACGCTGACCTGCACCTCCGAACAATCGCGCAACTACCGGCTGGGCCAATCGCTTGGCCAAGGGACGCCGTTCGACCCGACCACCACCGTCGAAGGAGCCGCCACCGCCCGCGCCGTTGATGCGCTGGCGCGTGACGCTGGGATCGATATGCCAATCACCCGCGCAGTTGCCGGGTTACTCGACAACCAGTTAGATGTGGCTGGCGCTATGAAATCACTGCTGACACGCCCCCTAAAGGAAGAATGA
- the tsaD gene encoding tRNA (adenosine(37)-N6)-threonylcarbamoyltransferase complex transferase subunit TsaD: MPSTQPQTRLILGLESSCDDTAAAVVRIDEHGRGTVMASVVAGQTELHADFGGVVPEIAARAHAEKLDHCVEDALHAAGITLPQIDAIAVTAGPGLIGGVVSGVMCAKGLSAATGKPLYGVNHLAGHALTPRLTDDVPYPYLMLLVSGGHCQFLLVRGPDSFDRLGGTIDDAPGEAFDKVARLLGLPQPGGPSIEKCAQGGDPKRFALPRPLLDRDGCDMSFSGLKTAVLRARDKSMAANGGLTRQDQADLAAGFQAAVVDVLAHKTCRAFAEYPAEGARGLCVAGGVAANKSIRAALETVAAEQEARFVAPPLALCTDNAAMIAFAAGEQAVLRDADDLTLSARPRWPLDTARPSMLGSGKKGAKA; the protein is encoded by the coding sequence ATGCCCTCTACCCAACCTCAGACCCGCTTGATCCTTGGTTTGGAAAGCAGTTGCGACGATACCGCAGCCGCCGTGGTGCGCATAGATGAGCACGGGCGCGGAACGGTTATGGCATCGGTTGTCGCGGGGCAGACAGAATTGCACGCCGATTTCGGCGGTGTCGTGCCTGAAATCGCCGCGCGTGCCCATGCGGAAAAGCTGGATCATTGTGTGGAGGACGCGTTGCACGCGGCGGGGATCACCCTGCCGCAGATTGACGCCATTGCGGTCACTGCTGGGCCGGGCCTGATCGGCGGCGTGGTATCAGGCGTGATGTGCGCCAAGGGGCTTTCAGCGGCGACGGGAAAACCGCTTTATGGGGTGAACCATCTGGCTGGCCACGCACTGACGCCGCGCCTGACTGATGATGTGCCCTATCCCTATCTCATGCTGCTGGTTTCAGGCGGGCATTGCCAGTTTTTGCTGGTGCGCGGGCCAGATAGTTTTGATCGTTTGGGTGGCACGATTGACGATGCCCCGGGCGAAGCGTTCGACAAGGTCGCGCGGCTGTTGGGGCTGCCCCAGCCCGGTGGGCCGTCGATAGAAAAATGCGCGCAAGGGGGCGATCCCAAACGTTTTGCCCTGCCGCGTCCGCTGCTGGATCGTGACGGCTGTGATATGTCTTTTTCAGGTCTGAAAACCGCTGTGCTGCGCGCGCGGGACAAATCCATGGCCGCCAATGGCGGGCTGACGCGGCAGGATCAGGCGGATCTGGCGGCAGGGTTTCAAGCCGCGGTGGTTGATGTGCTCGCCCATAAAACGTGCCGCGCTTTTGCGGAGTATCCGGCAGAAGGCGCGCGGGGCCTATGTGTGGCAGGGGGTGTGGCGGCAAACAAATCCATCCGCGCTGCGTTAGAGACTGTTGCAGCCGAACAAGAGGCACGTTTCGTCGCGCCGCCGCTGGCGCTTTGCACAGATAACGCTGCGATGATCGCCTTTGCTGCTGGAGAGCAGGCCGTTTTACGCGACGCCGATGATCTGACGCTCTCGGCCCGTCCGCGCTGGCCGCTGGATACCGCACGGCCTTCGATGCTGGGCAGCGGCAAGAAGGGGGCCAAAGCATGA
- a CDS encoding uroporphyrinogen-III synthase, with protein MPQPRLLLTRPQPGAAQFLERLSPALRTGAVISPLIEIVPTGALVDLAAFAGVIFTSANGVAHAPQGGGMPAYCVGPQTTEAAGKAGWQAQMAGLDAKAMIATLSGRTEIGPLLHLAGRHRRGDVAGILNASGLTTEVATVYEQHLLPLTAEAQTLLKGSDPVLVPLFSPRSAQHFAREAGHTQSVIAVSISHAAARALEGLPLYAHDVAAEPTGEAMAKTVEKLFRRTTLP; from the coding sequence ATGCCGCAGCCAAGATTGCTTCTGACCCGCCCCCAGCCCGGTGCCGCGCAGTTTCTTGAGCGTCTCTCACCCGCTCTGCGGACAGGGGCCGTGATCTCTCCGCTGATCGAGATTGTTCCAACTGGCGCGCTTGTTGATCTTGCGGCATTTGCCGGGGTGATCTTCACTTCTGCCAATGGCGTGGCCCATGCGCCTCAAGGAGGTGGAATGCCTGCCTATTGTGTTGGACCACAAACCACCGAGGCGGCGGGCAAGGCAGGTTGGCAGGCGCAAATGGCCGGACTGGATGCCAAAGCGATGATCGCGACCCTCTCAGGGCGCACAGAAATCGGGCCGCTATTGCACCTTGCGGGGCGTCATCGGCGCGGCGATGTTGCTGGAATTTTAAACGCTTCGGGTCTGACCACCGAAGTCGCAACGGTCTATGAGCAGCACCTGTTACCGCTCACGGCAGAGGCGCAAACGCTGCTAAAAGGCTCTGACCCCGTTCTTGTGCCGCTCTTTTCACCCCGCAGCGCGCAGCACTTTGCGCGTGAGGCTGGCCATACACAGAGCGTTATCGCCGTGTCGATCAGCCATGCCGCAGCTCGAGCGCTTGAAGGCCTGCCGCTCTACGCGCATGATGTCGCAGCAGAACCGACTGGCGAAGCTATGGCAAAGACCGTTGAAAAACTCTTTCGCCGCACCACCTTGCCTTGA
- a CDS encoding heme biosynthesis protein HemY, whose amino-acid sequence MLWSLIKIVLFVVLVAALAWGAGFLLESQGGIQLTVAGTEYTLGPLQSVIAVLLLMFAVWVLLKIVALLSATWHFLNGDETALSRYFDRNRERKGYEALSDGLMALASGEGQVAMAKAAKADRYLKRPALTNLLTAQAAELAGDRRKAERTYRKLVEDEKTRFVGVRGIMKQKLADGDTETALKLAEKAFALKPKHEETGDTLLKLQADKHDWTGARQTLQAKYKNGHLPRDVHKRRDAVLALSEAREVIAEGNSIEAREAAIEANRLSPDLVPAAVMAARSYIAQDKPRYASKVLQKAWSVHPHPDLAAAFAEVQPDETPQQRIKRFRALTKSQPDHPETKMLLAELHIANEDFPEARRALGNLVETDPSARSVTLMAAIERGEGASDTVVKGWLTRALNVSRGPQWICENCHHIHAEWKPICENCKSFDTLEWKTPPLSEVAMPSGVQMLPLIVGTPETTPAEGALATRTDDIEEAELVTDPDEPTNSDASKRAPDPTA is encoded by the coding sequence ATGCTTTGGTCTCTTATTAAAATCGTTCTTTTCGTCGTGCTTGTCGCTGCTTTGGCATGGGGCGCGGGTTTCTTGCTGGAAAGCCAAGGCGGCATTCAGCTGACCGTCGCAGGCACCGAATACACCCTCGGGCCGCTGCAATCAGTCATCGCTGTGCTGCTGCTGATGTTTGCTGTCTGGGTGCTGCTCAAGATCGTCGCGTTGCTGTCGGCCACGTGGCATTTCCTAAATGGCGACGAGACTGCTTTGTCGCGTTATTTTGACCGCAACCGCGAGCGGAAGGGGTATGAAGCGCTGTCGGATGGGTTGATGGCGCTGGCCAGTGGCGAAGGACAGGTCGCGATGGCCAAGGCCGCCAAGGCCGACCGCTACCTCAAGCGCCCGGCTCTGACGAATCTGCTGACGGCCCAGGCCGCTGAACTCGCAGGCGATCGCCGGAAGGCCGAACGGACCTATCGCAAGCTGGTCGAAGATGAGAAGACTCGTTTTGTCGGCGTGCGCGGCATCATGAAGCAAAAGCTGGCCGACGGGGATACAGAGACAGCGTTGAAGCTGGCTGAGAAGGCGTTTGCGCTGAAGCCAAAGCATGAAGAAACCGGCGACACGCTGCTCAAGCTGCAGGCCGACAAACATGACTGGACTGGCGCGCGCCAGACGCTGCAAGCCAAATACAAAAACGGCCATCTGCCGCGTGATGTGCACAAACGCCGCGATGCGGTGCTGGCACTGTCTGAAGCCCGCGAAGTCATTGCTGAAGGCAACAGCATCGAGGCGCGCGAAGCCGCGATCGAAGCCAACCGCTTGTCCCCCGATCTGGTGCCTGCCGCCGTGATGGCCGCGCGCAGCTATATCGCGCAGGACAAACCGCGCTATGCCTCGAAAGTGCTGCAAAAGGCGTGGAGCGTGCATCCGCACCCCGACCTTGCCGCCGCCTTTGCCGAGGTTCAGCCGGACGAGACCCCGCAGCAGCGGATCAAACGGTTCCGCGCGCTGACCAAATCGCAGCCCGATCATCCCGAAACCAAGATGCTGCTGGCCGAATTGCACATCGCCAACGAAGATTTCCCCGAAGCGCGCCGTGCGCTTGGCAATCTTGTTGAAACCGACCCTTCCGCGCGTTCCGTCACGCTGATGGCCGCGATTGAGCGGGGCGAAGGCGCGTCTGATACGGTCGTGAAAGGCTGGCTGACACGCGCACTGAATGTCTCACGCGGGCCGCAGTGGATCTGTGAAAATTGTCATCACATCCATGCCGAATGGAAGCCGATCTGCGAGAACTGCAAAAGCTTTGACACATTGGAATGGAAGACCCCGCCGTTGTCCGAAGTTGCCATGCCGAGCGGCGTGCAAATGCTGCCTCTGATCGTCGGCACCCCAGAGACGACGCCAGCAGAAGGCGCGCTCGCAACGCGGACCGACGATATCGAAGAGGCGGAATTGGTGACGGACCCAGACGAGCCCACCAATTCCGACGCTTCGAAAAGGGCGCCGGACCCTACAGCTTGA
- a CDS encoding GNAT family N-acetyltransferase produces MSDLTIRNVRDHDRADWERLYQGYAAFYKVEQTPEMRARVWSWLHDPLTEVEGLVCEDAEGRVIGLTHFRHFARPLAAATGCFLDDLFVDPQARGSGAADALIGEVKKIAQKRGWSLVRWITAEDNYRGRGVYDKLATRTNWVTYDIKL; encoded by the coding sequence ATGTCCGACCTTACAATCCGAAACGTGAGAGACCATGACCGCGCAGATTGGGAGCGGCTCTATCAAGGGTATGCCGCGTTTTACAAAGTCGAGCAGACGCCAGAGATGCGGGCGCGGGTCTGGTCTTGGCTGCACGACCCGCTGACCGAGGTCGAAGGGCTGGTCTGCGAAGATGCCGAGGGCCGTGTAATCGGCCTGACCCATTTCCGGCATTTCGCGCGGCCACTGGCGGCGGCGACGGGCTGTTTCCTCGACGATCTCTTTGTAGACCCCCAAGCCCGCGGCAGCGGCGCTGCCGACGCGCTGATCGGGGAGGTGAAAAAGATCGCCCAGAAACGCGGCTGGAGCCTTGTGCGCTGGATCACGGCCGAGGATAATTACCGCGGCCGTGGGGTTTACGACAAGCTGGCCACGCGGACCAACTGGGTCACCTACGACATCAAGCTGTAG
- the nadC gene encoding carboxylating nicotinate-nucleotide diphosphorylase — MTTALPDLILEPLVRAALMEDLGTYGDVTTRSVIPEGTTYTAKLRARAEGVVSGMQIARLAFHLVDPSLEVRTLKEDGSEIAKGDTLMEIEGSAAAILSAERVALNFAGRLSGIATLTAACVAETKGTETRITCTRKTTPGLRMVEKQAVLHGGGFNHRFSLSDAILIKDNHIAAAGGIRPVLQAVKSNASHMIRVEIEVDTLAQLEEVLDEGGADVVLLDNMDTKTLLRAVEIANGRIVLEASGNMTLPRIAEVAATGVNYISMGALTHSATTLDLGLDF; from the coding sequence ATGACAACCGCCCTGCCCGACCTGATCCTAGAGCCGCTGGTCCGCGCCGCGCTGATGGAAGACCTCGGCACCTATGGCGATGTCACCACGCGCAGCGTGATCCCCGAGGGGACAACCTATACCGCCAAGCTCCGTGCGCGCGCAGAGGGCGTCGTTTCTGGCATGCAGATCGCGCGGCTGGCGTTTCACCTTGTTGATCCATCGCTTGAGGTTCGCACGCTGAAAGAAGACGGAAGCGAAATCGCCAAAGGCGACACGCTGATGGAGATCGAAGGCTCTGCCGCTGCGATCCTTTCCGCTGAACGTGTGGCGCTGAACTTTGCCGGGCGGCTGTCGGGCATCGCCACGCTTACCGCGGCTTGCGTCGCCGAGACCAAGGGCACCGAGACCCGCATCACCTGCACCCGCAAGACCACGCCGGGGCTGCGGATGGTGGAAAAACAGGCGGTACTGCATGGCGGCGGGTTCAATCACCGCTTTTCCCTCTCGGATGCGATCCTGATCAAGGACAACCACATCGCCGCCGCCGGGGGCATCCGGCCCGTTTTGCAGGCGGTGAAATCCAACGCCTCGCATATGATCCGGGTCGAGATCGAAGTCGACACGCTGGCGCAGCTGGAAGAGGTCTTGGACGAAGGCGGCGCGGATGTGGTGCTTCTGGATAACATGGACACAAAGACGCTGCTTCGGGCCGTGGAAATCGCCAACGGGCGCATCGTGCTTGAAGCGTCGGGCAATATGACGCTACCGCGCATTGCTGAGGTCGCGGCGACTGGGGTCAACTATATCTCCATGGGTGCGCTGACACATTCTGCAACAACGCTCGACCTTGGGCTGGATTTCTGA